A stretch of Acetobacteroides hydrogenigenes DNA encodes these proteins:
- a CDS encoding M3 family metallopeptidase has product MVIFGACGKKQADNPLLGKFDTPFEVPPFDKIKTEHYMPAFEEGIKQHDADIKAIAENKEAPTFENTIVALDTSGALLNRVSIIFFNLKSVISDDKMQEVAGKVAPMLSKHSDDITFNKPLFERVKAVYDKRQTLGLNTEQNRLVELIYKDFIRAGAALDLQKQDQLRKINEKLSLLGVKFSENLLAENAAFKLVLDKKEDLAGLPQGVIDGAAATAKEQKMDGKWVFTLDRSSITPFLTYSSRRDLREKIYTAYLNRGNNSNKNDNKAVIKDILKYNLERSRLLGFNTTADYILDINMSKTPANVFKLLNQLWTPALNVAKKELADMEAIAAKDGIKDFSSWDWHYYAEKVRKAKYDLDEEQIRPYFSLENVTKGIFYCANKLYGLDFKQINNVPVYHKDVVAYEVTEKGKHVGILYMEFFPRESKGGGAWCTGYRQQTNINGKFVAPVVSIACNFTKPSGDTPALLSMDETETFFHEFGHALNGLLANTTYNKTGYAIPTDFVELPSQINEHWAFDPEVLKVYAKHYKTGEAIPAALVEKMGKSDKFNQGFATTEYLAASLLDMSYYTLTDVANLDIAKFEKETLGKLGLIPQIAPRYRTTYFAHIWGGGYSAGYYAYIWAEVLDADGFELFKQKGIFDPATAKSFRDNVLSQGAADDAMAMYKRFRGAEPSLEPLLKNRGLK; this is encoded by the coding sequence ATGGTGATTTTTGGAGCTTGTGGCAAAAAGCAAGCCGACAACCCGCTTCTAGGGAAGTTCGACACCCCGTTCGAAGTACCTCCTTTTGATAAGATCAAAACGGAGCACTACATGCCTGCCTTTGAGGAGGGCATTAAGCAGCACGATGCCGATATTAAGGCAATTGCTGAAAACAAGGAGGCCCCAACGTTCGAGAACACCATTGTTGCGCTCGACACCAGCGGCGCCCTTCTTAACCGCGTATCGATAATCTTCTTCAACCTAAAGTCGGTTATCTCCGACGATAAGATGCAGGAGGTTGCCGGTAAGGTTGCCCCAATGCTCTCGAAGCATTCCGACGACATTACCTTTAACAAGCCCCTGTTCGAGCGCGTTAAAGCCGTTTACGACAAGCGCCAGACCCTCGGACTAAACACCGAGCAAAACCGTCTGGTAGAGCTCATCTACAAAGACTTTATCCGTGCAGGCGCGGCTTTAGATCTTCAAAAGCAGGATCAGCTGCGCAAGATCAACGAGAAGCTTTCGCTGCTTGGCGTGAAGTTCTCGGAGAACCTTTTGGCCGAGAATGCCGCCTTTAAGCTGGTGCTCGACAAGAAGGAAGACCTTGCAGGCCTACCTCAAGGCGTGATTGACGGTGCTGCCGCTACCGCTAAGGAGCAAAAGATGGATGGTAAGTGGGTATTCACCCTCGACCGCTCGAGCATCACCCCATTCCTTACCTACTCGTCGCGCCGCGATCTCCGCGAGAAGATCTACACCGCCTACCTCAACCGTGGTAACAACAGCAATAAGAACGATAACAAGGCGGTTATTAAGGATATCCTTAAGTACAACCTCGAGCGCTCGAGGCTGCTTGGCTTCAACACCACTGCCGACTATATCCTCGACATCAACATGTCGAAGACTCCTGCCAACGTGTTTAAGCTGCTCAACCAGCTATGGACTCCAGCCCTTAACGTGGCTAAGAAGGAGCTTGCCGACATGGAGGCTATTGCCGCTAAGGATGGCATCAAGGACTTTAGCAGCTGGGACTGGCACTACTACGCCGAAAAGGTTCGCAAGGCTAAGTACGACCTCGACGAGGAGCAAATTCGCCCTTACTTCAGCCTCGAGAATGTAACCAAGGGAATCTTCTACTGCGCTAATAAGCTCTACGGGCTAGATTTCAAGCAAATCAACAACGTACCCGTTTACCATAAGGATGTGGTAGCTTACGAGGTTACCGAAAAGGGTAAGCACGTGGGCATCCTTTACATGGAGTTCTTCCCTCGCGAAAGCAAGGGCGGCGGCGCATGGTGCACCGGATACCGTCAGCAAACCAACATCAACGGTAAGTTTGTAGCACCAGTGGTATCCATTGCCTGCAACTTCACCAAGCCAAGCGGCGACACCCCTGCCCTACTGAGCATGGACGAAACCGAAACCTTCTTCCACGAGTTTGGCCACGCCCTTAACGGCCTTCTTGCCAACACTACCTACAACAAGACCGGCTACGCCATCCCAACCGATTTCGTAGAGCTGCCATCGCAGATCAACGAGCACTGGGCATTCGATCCCGAGGTGCTTAAGGTGTACGCTAAGCACTACAAAACTGGCGAGGCTATTCCTGCTGCCCTAGTTGAGAAGATGGGCAAGAGCGACAAGTTTAACCAAGGCTTTGCAACTACCGAATACTTGGCTGCATCGCTGCTCGATATGTCGTACTACACCCTTACCGACGTTGCCAACCTCGACATCGCCAAGTTCGAGAAGGAAACCCTAGGTAAGCTTGGCCTTATCCCACAGATTGCGCCTCGCTACCGTACCACCTACTTCGCCCACATTTGGGGTGGTGGATACTCGGCTGGATACTACGCCTATATTTGGGCTGAGGTTCTGGATGCCGACGGCTTCGAGCTCTTCAAGCAAAAGGGCATTTTTGACCCAGCAACGGCCAAGAGCTTCCGCGAC
- the aroA gene encoding 3-phosphoshikimate 1-carboxyvinyltransferase, whose product MKEVRPSEVKGTVCIPASKSVVQRAVAAAMLARGTSIIHNPSTCNDCLAALNMARQLGATVVEEPNRWTITGDFRPSSTELSCGEAGLSIRMFTPIVSTLATKQTLTGHGSLTTRPMGGLEEAINQLGATCQTTNGLLPITVQGPMMGGTANIDGSLSSQILTGLLMAAPLAKQDVTLNVANLKSRPYIDITIEVMLQFGVEVENNSYQHFRVKANQQYKPYELRAEGDWSGAAFFLVAGVIAGKLRVENISSASKQADKEIVTAIKLAGGRITEGNGFFEVEKSPLKAFSFDATNCPDLFPPLAVLAAACKGTTLLKGVSRLTHKESNRAMAIQNEFAKAGISVVIEGDEMYIKGATPKSCTMESYNDHRMAMAAATLALIASGQIGITTPECVAKSYPEFWEHLENVLEH is encoded by the coding sequence ATGAAAGAAGTAAGGCCTTCGGAAGTTAAGGGAACCGTATGCATCCCCGCATCAAAAAGCGTGGTGCAGCGTGCCGTGGCTGCGGCCATGCTGGCGCGGGGCACCTCCATCATCCATAACCCCAGCACCTGCAACGACTGCTTGGCGGCGCTCAACATGGCCCGTCAGCTGGGCGCAACGGTGGTTGAGGAGCCCAACAGGTGGACCATTACGGGTGATTTTCGTCCGAGCAGCACGGAGCTGTCATGCGGCGAAGCGGGCTTAAGCATCCGCATGTTCACCCCTATCGTTTCGACGTTGGCTACAAAGCAAACGCTAACAGGACATGGCTCGCTTACCACCCGTCCGATGGGCGGATTGGAGGAGGCCATCAACCAGCTAGGGGCAACGTGCCAAACCACCAACGGGCTGCTTCCTATAACCGTTCAAGGACCAATGATGGGCGGTACAGCCAACATCGATGGATCACTAAGTTCACAAATACTTACCGGACTGCTAATGGCGGCCCCGCTTGCCAAGCAGGATGTAACCCTCAACGTAGCCAACCTCAAGAGCCGCCCCTACATCGATATAACCATTGAGGTGATGCTGCAGTTTGGCGTGGAGGTGGAGAATAACAGCTACCAGCACTTCCGCGTGAAGGCAAATCAACAGTACAAGCCCTACGAGCTTCGCGCCGAGGGCGATTGGAGCGGAGCGGCATTCTTCCTGGTTGCAGGGGTAATTGCGGGTAAGCTACGGGTAGAAAATATATCGTCAGCCTCCAAGCAGGCAGATAAGGAGATTGTTACGGCAATTAAGCTGGCCGGAGGACGAATTACCGAGGGCAACGGCTTCTTCGAGGTGGAGAAATCACCACTAAAAGCCTTCTCGTTCGATGCCACCAACTGCCCCGACCTCTTCCCTCCGCTTGCCGTGCTGGCAGCAGCCTGCAAGGGAACAACGCTGCTTAAGGGCGTATCGCGCTTAACCCATAAGGAGAGCAACCGCGCTATGGCCATCCAGAACGAATTTGCCAAGGCGGGCATCTCGGTGGTAATTGAGGGCGACGAGATGTACATCAAGGGAGCAACGCCCAAGTCCTGCACCATGGAGTCGTACAACGACCACCGCATGGCGATGGCTGCGGCAACGCTGGCGCTTATCGCATCGGGACAGATTGGTATCACCACGCCGGAATGCGTTGCCAAATCGTATCCGGAGTTTTGGGAGCATCTGGAAAACGTGCTAGAACACTGA
- a CDS encoding shikimate dehydrogenase family protein: MKSKLLAVFGNPILHSKSPLMFNALLGDSGLYTRIRVQSGKDVAEAARHLNLAGANITAPFKEEVLPFVDEQSEEVSLIGGANTLVNNSGRLTAYNTDWYGATQAIKQSGLSLKGLKVVLLGLGGAGKAVAYGLVKEGADVTLVNRTASKAVEVSRKLGCRMGRLEELPILIADAELFVSVLIPSAKIPINHLPKGLWVFDANYHASALVEMAKKNGNPIVDGSQWLLHQAVKAYEHIFGTTPSVEVMDQALKQPRNTNIKAVAICNVDEPQQISEELWAAPKHKAESIINLHQPDLVIYTPTLGTNEVEEIYKDERSKAFGS; encoded by the coding sequence ATGAAGAGTAAGCTGTTGGCCGTTTTTGGCAACCCCATCCTACACAGCAAAAGTCCGCTGATGTTTAACGCGCTCTTAGGCGACAGCGGCTTATATACGCGTATCAGGGTGCAGTCGGGCAAAGATGTTGCCGAGGCAGCACGCCACCTGAACCTTGCCGGGGCCAATATCACCGCACCCTTTAAGGAGGAGGTTCTTCCTTTTGTTGATGAGCAATCGGAGGAGGTATCGCTAATTGGCGGCGCCAACACGCTTGTCAACAACAGCGGTCGCCTTACCGCCTACAACACCGACTGGTACGGCGCAACGCAGGCCATTAAGCAGAGCGGGCTATCTTTAAAAGGATTGAAAGTGGTACTTCTCGGGTTGGGCGGAGCCGGAAAAGCTGTTGCCTATGGTCTAGTAAAAGAAGGTGCCGATGTTACCCTTGTAAACCGGACAGCATCAAAGGCTGTAGAGGTATCGCGCAAGCTAGGCTGCAGAATGGGAAGGTTAGAAGAGCTGCCAATACTCATTGCCGATGCAGAACTATTCGTATCAGTGCTAATACCTTCGGCAAAGATTCCAATCAACCATCTACCTAAAGGGCTTTGGGTGTTCGACGCCAACTACCACGCATCGGCGCTGGTAGAGATGGCAAAAAAGAACGGCAATCCAATAGTAGACGGTAGCCAGTGGCTGCTACATCAGGCGGTAAAGGCATACGAGCATATCTTTGGCACAACGCCATCGGTAGAGGTGATGGACCAAGCGCTGAAGCAACCCCGCAACACCAACATCAAGGCTGTAGCCATCTGCAACGTGGATGAACCGCAGCAAATCAGCGAAGAACTTTGGGCTGCACCAAAACATAAAGCAGAAAGCATCATAAACCTACACCAACCCGACTTGGTGATTTACACCCCCACCTTGGGCACCAACGAGGTTGAAGAAATCTATAAAGATGAAAGAAGTAAGGCCTTCGGAAGTTAA
- a CDS encoding ABC transporter ATP-binding protein: MIDIKNLQFGYSKKKVLFKDLSLGLEAGHIYGLLGKNGAGKTTLLKVIQGMLFATNGSCSVLGFNPKKREPNFLSDVFYIPEDIHTNDMRIRDFVAANAPFYPKFDLGSFLNYIREFEISYDEKLSSLSYGQKKKAIIAFGLATSCSVLILDEPTNGLDIPSKSQFRKIVASVATEERCIIISTHQVRDLDNLIDTVIVLDEGVVALNQPVDAITEKLVFKTVDVEKAPTAIYGESSLRGFTGVFHNANGEASKLDMEILFNSVLAQKSTIQQVFNNK; this comes from the coding sequence ATGATTGACATCAAAAACTTGCAGTTTGGCTATAGCAAAAAGAAGGTGCTTTTCAAGGACCTTTCTTTAGGCCTCGAAGCAGGGCATATATACGGTTTGCTGGGTAAGAATGGCGCAGGCAAAACCACCTTGCTTAAGGTAATTCAGGGGATGCTTTTCGCAACCAACGGCAGCTGCTCTGTATTGGGCTTCAACCCCAAAAAGAGAGAGCCCAACTTTTTGAGCGATGTCTTCTACATTCCAGAGGATATCCACACCAACGATATGCGAATCCGCGATTTTGTAGCAGCTAACGCTCCGTTTTACCCCAAGTTCGATTTGGGTAGCTTCCTTAACTATATAAGGGAGTTCGAAATTAGCTACGACGAAAAGCTGTCGAGCCTATCGTACGGGCAAAAGAAGAAGGCCATTATCGCCTTTGGGCTGGCCACCAGCTGCTCGGTGCTTATCCTCGACGAGCCTACGAACGGCCTCGATATCCCTTCGAAGAGCCAGTTCCGTAAGATCGTGGCCTCGGTGGCAACCGAAGAGCGCTGCATCATCATCTCCACCCACCAGGTGCGCGACCTCGACAACCTTATCGATACCGTTATTGTGCTCGACGAAGGCGTGGTTGCCCTTAACCAACCTGTTGATGCCATCACCGAAAAACTGGTGTTTAAGACTGTTGATGTAGAGAAGGCCCCTACGGCTATCTACGGCGAATCGTCACTACGCGGATTTACCGGGGTTTTCCATAACGCCAACGGCGAGGCCAGCAAGCTCGATATGGAGATTCTCTTCAACTCTGTGCTAGCCCAAAAGAGTACCATTCAACAAGTGTTTAACAACAAATAA
- a CDS encoding M3 family metallopeptidase, with amino-acid sequence MKRILTMAASIAILLGGLEGKAQENPFFSEFKTPYQVPDFQKIKLEHYLPAYQEAIKQHDAEIAAIVNNKAKPTFENTIVALDNSGEMLGRVGSTFGNVMGTDGDKAMRDLAKQITPLTSKHYDDINFNEGLFKRVEAVYNNKKITSKLTTEQKMLLENTYKGFKRSGAGLPVDKIARLRQINGELSMLSLKFGDNNLAETNNFKLVLENPADLKGLPQSVVDAAALEAKKANLEGKWVFTLQKPSMIPFLQYSEKRDLRERLYKGYLNRGNNYNENDNKEVIKKILTLSKERANILGFETTADYILDDRMAKTPANVYNLLKQVWTPALAVAKRELADMQELAKSEGMNETLQSWDWWYYAEKVRKAKYDLDEEQLRPYFKLENVREGVFYVANKLYGLEFKKITNIPVPNQEQTEAFEVTEKGKHVGILYMDYHPRATKRVGAWCTSFRRQSNVDGKYITPVVSIVCNFSAPTADAPALLNADEVGTLFHEFGHGLHNLLSNVHYKGVAATQVKRDFVELPSQIMEHWAFEPEVLKVYAKHYKTGEVIPAQLIEKLDKSGKFNQGFTTVEYVAAATLDLDYYSQKDFSNLDINEFEKQSMANLGIIPQIAPRYRTTYFSHIWGGGYSAGYYSYMWAEVLDADAFEAFAEKGIFDQATAKSFRDNILSKGGSDEAMTLYKRFRGAEPNIQPLLKNRGLN; translated from the coding sequence GTGAAAAGAATTCTTACAATGGCCGCAAGCATAGCCATACTTTTAGGAGGATTAGAGGGTAAAGCCCAAGAAAATCCGTTCTTTAGCGAGTTTAAAACTCCGTATCAGGTGCCCGATTTCCAGAAGATTAAGCTGGAGCACTACCTTCCTGCCTACCAAGAGGCAATCAAGCAGCACGATGCCGAAATTGCGGCAATTGTTAACAACAAGGCCAAGCCAACCTTCGAAAATACGATCGTTGCCCTCGACAATTCGGGAGAGATGCTCGGACGCGTAGGCTCAACCTTTGGAAACGTAATGGGAACCGATGGCGATAAGGCCATGCGCGACTTGGCCAAGCAAATCACGCCGCTAACCTCAAAGCACTACGACGACATCAACTTTAACGAAGGGCTCTTTAAGCGCGTTGAGGCGGTTTACAACAATAAAAAGATTACCAGCAAGCTGACTACCGAGCAGAAGATGCTCCTCGAGAATACCTATAAAGGGTTCAAGCGCTCGGGTGCAGGTCTACCCGTCGATAAGATTGCCCGTCTCCGCCAAATTAACGGCGAGCTGTCGATGCTTTCGCTTAAGTTTGGGGATAACAACCTTGCCGAAACCAACAACTTTAAGCTGGTTCTGGAGAATCCTGCCGACCTAAAAGGCCTTCCACAAAGCGTGGTTGACGCGGCCGCACTAGAGGCCAAAAAGGCAAACCTCGAAGGCAAGTGGGTGTTTACGCTCCAAAAGCCTAGCATGATTCCTTTCCTTCAGTACTCGGAGAAGCGCGACCTACGCGAGCGCCTCTACAAGGGCTACCTCAACCGTGGCAACAACTACAACGAGAACGACAACAAGGAGGTTATCAAGAAGATTCTTACCCTCTCGAAGGAGCGCGCCAACATTCTTGGCTTCGAGACTACCGCCGACTACATTCTAGACGACCGTATGGCCAAGACCCCTGCCAACGTATACAACCTGCTTAAGCAGGTTTGGACTCCAGCCCTTGCCGTTGCTAAGCGAGAGCTGGCCGACATGCAGGAGCTGGCCAAGAGCGAGGGCATGAACGAAACCCTACAATCGTGGGACTGGTGGTACTACGCCGAAAAGGTGCGCAAGGCCAAGTACGACCTCGACGAGGAACAGCTTCGCCCCTACTTTAAGCTCGAGAACGTTCGCGAAGGGGTATTCTACGTAGCCAACAAGCTTTACGGGTTAGAGTTTAAGAAGATTACCAACATCCCCGTTCCCAATCAGGAGCAAACCGAGGCCTTCGAGGTTACCGAAAAGGGTAAGCACGTTGGCATCCTATACATGGACTACCACCCACGTGCCACCAAGCGCGTTGGCGCATGGTGTACCAGCTTCCGCCGCCAGTCGAATGTTGATGGCAAGTACATAACCCCTGTGGTTTCTATCGTGTGCAACTTCTCGGCTCCAACTGCCGATGCCCCTGCCCTACTCAATGCCGACGAGGTAGGAACCCTTTTCCACGAGTTTGGCCACGGCCTGCACAACCTGCTCTCGAACGTTCACTACAAGGGAGTTGCCGCAACCCAGGTGAAGCGCGACTTTGTTGAGCTTCCATCGCAAATCATGGAGCACTGGGCATTTGAGCCAGAGGTGCTAAAGGTGTACGCTAAGCACTACAAAACCGGAGAGGTTATTCCTGCTCAACTAATCGAGAAGCTCGATAAGAGCGGCAAGTTTAACCAAGGATTTACAACCGTAGAGTACGTTGCTGCAGCCACCCTCGACCTCGACTACTACAGCCAAAAGGATTTCAGCAACCTCGACATAAACGAGTTCGAGAAGCAGTCTATGGCCAACTTGGGCATCATCCCTCAGATTGCGCCACGCTACCGCACCACCTACTTTAGCCACATCTGGGGTGGTGGCTACTCGGCTGGATACTACAGCTACATGTGGGCCGAGGTGCTCGATGCCGATGCGTTTGAGGCGTTTGCTGAAAAGGGCATCTTCGATCAGGCAACGGCCAAGAGCTTCCGCGACAACATCCTATCAAAGGGTGGTTCGGACGAGGCGATGACCCTCTACAAGCGCTTCCGCGGTGCTGAGCCAAACATTCAGCCGCTACTAAAGAATCGTGGGCTTAACTAG
- a CDS encoding patatin-like phospholipase family protein has product MKKKSDIQREVTIVSDSCRHPYTCDAPIYKVGVVLSGGGARGFAHAGFFKAMDELGVRPNVISGTSAGAIAGVMYAGGKSPDAMLDIFSNIRLLQLPRFRANGRNPDAGKDKRNHHLLFKAKDLLQILRQNLPKTTFEGLNIPLVVNATSLERGQNVYFYTGDVLKPVVASSAIPMVFKPVLIDGQHYVDGGVMQNLSVSPIRRACKYVIAMHVNPLEDYSAHGRMYEPEWERIFKLMIRANTFTDKEQVDLFIEPSELVRYKITETRLGSEMFWIGYYEAKQSLEAFIREHPDIVDGQE; this is encoded by the coding sequence ATGAAGAAGAAATCGGATATACAGCGCGAGGTGACAATTGTATCGGATAGCTGCCGGCATCCGTACACCTGCGATGCGCCTATATACAAGGTGGGCGTGGTATTGAGCGGTGGTGGAGCGCGAGGGTTTGCCCATGCCGGCTTCTTTAAGGCGATGGACGAGCTGGGCGTTAGGCCAAATGTCATATCGGGAACGAGCGCAGGGGCAATCGCCGGAGTAATGTATGCTGGCGGGAAATCGCCAGATGCCATGCTGGATATCTTTAGTAACATTCGGCTGCTGCAGCTTCCCCGTTTTAGAGCAAACGGAAGAAACCCGGATGCTGGTAAGGACAAGCGCAATCATCACCTGCTCTTTAAGGCCAAGGATCTGCTCCAAATACTTCGCCAAAATTTGCCCAAGACAACCTTCGAGGGGCTAAACATCCCGCTAGTGGTAAATGCAACCAGCCTCGAAAGAGGGCAAAACGTTTACTTTTACACGGGTGATGTGCTAAAACCCGTTGTCGCATCGAGCGCCATCCCGATGGTTTTTAAGCCGGTTTTGATTGATGGTCAGCATTACGTTGATGGAGGGGTGATGCAGAACCTGTCGGTATCGCCTATTCGGAGGGCCTGCAAGTATGTTATCGCCATGCACGTTAATCCGCTTGAGGACTATTCGGCTCACGGCAGAATGTACGAGCCGGAATGGGAGCGCATATTTAAGCTCATGATTCGGGCCAATACGTTTACGGACAAGGAGCAGGTTGACCTGTTCATAGAGCCTTCCGAGCTGGTTCGGTACAAGATCACCGAGACTCGCCTAGGAAGTGAGATGTTCTGGATAGGCTACTACGAGGCTAAGCAATCGCTGGAGGCCTTTATTCGGGAGCATCCCGATATTGTTGATGGCCAGGAGTAG
- a CDS encoding chorismate synthase, translating to MNSFGRLFRVTIFGESHGASVGINIDGCPAGIALAEADLMADLARRKSGAKGTTPRSEEDMPEIISGVFNGHTTGAPITIIFRNTNTISKDYSNLVTSPRPGHADYVAQEKYKGYQDYRGGGHFSGRVTLGLVAAGAIAKKIVEGVTISAKLLSVGGRTDIDAVIDEVVAAHDSVGGVVECRATGLPVGWGEPFFDSVESAISHIVFAIPATKGIEFGSGFAAATMRGSEHNDAIITPDGRTSSNNAGGINGGISNGNELVFRVAIKPTSSIGVAQQTLNRETGQVEELVIKGRHDACIALRVPVVLEAATAIALADLLLVGKAYR from the coding sequence ATGAACTCATTTGGAAGACTTTTTAGGGTTACCATATTTGGCGAGTCGCACGGCGCCTCGGTGGGTATCAACATCGACGGATGCCCGGCGGGGATTGCCCTCGCGGAGGCCGACCTGATGGCCGACCTTGCCCGCCGTAAGAGCGGCGCCAAGGGTACTACGCCCCGCAGCGAGGAGGATATGCCAGAAATCATCTCGGGCGTGTTCAACGGCCATACTACGGGTGCGCCCATCACCATCATATTCAGAAATACCAACACCATCTCCAAAGACTACTCGAACCTTGTAACCTCGCCCCGCCCAGGCCATGCGGACTACGTGGCGCAGGAGAAGTACAAGGGATACCAGGACTACCGCGGCGGTGGGCACTTCTCGGGGCGCGTTACCCTTGGCCTAGTTGCCGCAGGAGCTATCGCCAAGAAGATAGTTGAGGGCGTTACCATCAGCGCGAAGCTGCTATCGGTGGGCGGGCGTACCGACATCGATGCGGTGATCGACGAGGTGGTGGCGGCGCACGACTCGGTAGGGGGCGTGGTGGAGTGCCGCGCTACGGGGCTTCCCGTAGGCTGGGGCGAACCCTTCTTCGACTCGGTGGAGTCGGCCATATCGCACATCGTATTTGCCATACCCGCCACCAAGGGCATTGAGTTTGGCTCGGGCTTTGCCGCCGCCACGATGCGCGGCAGCGAGCATAACGATGCAATCATCACCCCCGATGGAAGAACCTCGTCGAACAATGCGGGGGGCATCAACGGGGGCATCAGCAACGGGAACGAGCTGGTGTTTAGGGTAGCGATAAAGCCAACATCGAGCATTGGGGTAGCGCAGCAGACCCTCAACCGCGAAACGGGCCAAGTGGAGGAACTGGTGATTAAGGGTCGCCACGACGCCTGTATCGCCCTGCGCGTACCCGTGGTGCTCGAGGCCGCTACGGCTATCGCCCTTGCCGACCTTTTGCTCGTGGGCAAGGCTTACCGGTAG
- a CDS encoding GntR family transcriptional regulator, translating into MEFSSTKSIYIQIADYMCDCIMMGKWKVNEKIISIRELAVELEVNPNTAMRAFEHLQSRGIIYNKRGIGYFVAEDAVQRVKSLLREEFITDSLPNFFKSIFQLEISFDELNRMYNEYKVNLTK; encoded by the coding sequence ATGGAATTTAGCAGCACTAAATCAATATACATCCAGATTGCCGACTACATGTGCGATTGCATCATGATGGGCAAGTGGAAGGTCAACGAAAAGATTATCTCCATCCGCGAGCTGGCCGTAGAGCTCGAGGTGAACCCCAACACCGCCATGCGCGCCTTCGAGCATCTGCAAAGCCGTGGAATCATCTACAACAAAAGGGGCATTGGCTACTTTGTGGCCGAGGATGCCGTGCAGAGGGTGAAGAGCCTGCTGCGCGAGGAGTTCATCACCGACTCGCTCCCCAATTTCTTCAAGAGCATCTTTCAGCTCGAGATCAGCTTCGATGAGCTGAACCGCATGTACAACGAATACAAGGTTAACCTTACCAAATAA